A single region of the Labrus bergylta chromosome 10, fLabBer1.1, whole genome shotgun sequence genome encodes:
- the ephx5 gene encoding LOW QUALITY PROTEIN: epoxide hydrolase 1 (The sequence of the model RefSeq protein was modified relative to this genomic sequence to represent the inferred CDS: inserted 1 base in 1 codon), which produces MQRLQVLKDALLGLDLIQRQALVGSAVAAGGLLAYMVHRRRQVKTIPLGEGWWGAGEKPLTEDDKIYPFKVETSEEEIKDLHERIDRTRYSDPLEDSCFHYGFNSTHLKKVVSYWRHEFDWNKQVAVLNKYPHFKTKIEGVDVHFIHVRPPHRENQTVLPLMLVHGWPGSFYEFYRILPLLTESRDGVVFEVICPSIPGYGFSEAPHKQGFNSLAAARVFLTLMERLGFPQFYLQGGDWGSLITTNMAQMKPECVKGLHLNMMMSNRGFKVLLSLMIGPYLPFLVGLSREDVRRLFPFFEKNVYEMLRESGYLHIQATKPDTAGCGANDSPVGLAAYILEKXSTWTDMRNRDLQDGGLERKFSLDDLLTNVMIYWTTGSIVSSMRFYKENLKGNMNKRVDATTGIFVPTGLAAFPAELMHCPKSWAEIRYRNIYSYTFMPRGGHFAAFEEPRLLADDIVQFVRKVEKF; this is translated from the exons ATGCAAAGACTTCAGGTGTTAAA AGACGCTTTGCTTGGCTTGGATCTGATCCAAAGGCAGGCGCTGGTGGGTTCAGCGGTTGCAGCGGGGGGACTTCTGGCCTACATGGTCCACAGAAGAAGACAAGTGAAAACGATTCCGCTCGGCGAAGGATGGTGGGGAGCCGGAGAGAAACCACTGACAGAGGATGATAAAATCTACCCATTTAAAGTGGAAACCTCAGAAGAAGAAATCAAG GACCTTCATGAGCGCATTGACCGAACACGCTACTCGGATCCTTTAGAGGACAGCTGCTTCCACTACGGCTTCAACTCCACTCACCTGAAGAAAGTGGTTTCTTACTGGAGACACGAGTTTGACTGGAACAAGCAGGTGGCGGTGCTGAACAAGTATCCACACTTCAAAACTAAAATAGAAG GAGTGGACGTGCACTTTATTCATGTTCGGCCGCCACACCGCGAGAATCAGACGGTGCTGCCTCTGATGCTCGTCCACGGCTGGCCCGGCTCCTTTTACGAGTTCTACAGGATTCTACCTCTTCTCACAGAGAGCCGGGACGGCGTCGTATTTGAGGTCATATGTCCGTCCATCCCTGGCTATGGTTTCTCAGAAGCTCCTCATAAACAAG GATTTAACAGCCTCGCCGCCGCCCGAGTTTTCCTGACACTGATGGAGCGTTTAGGATTCCCGCAGTTCTACCTGCAGGGAGGAGACTGGGGCTCCCTCATCACCACCAACATGGCACAGATGAAGCCCGA GTGTGTGAAAGGACTCCACCTAAACATGATGATGTCAAATAGAGGCTTCAAAGTGCTGTTGTCCCTCATGATTGGCCCGTATTTACCCTTCCTGGTGGGCTTGAGTCGTGAAGACGTGCGCCGGCTGTTCCCTTTCTTTGAGAAGAACGTGTATGAAATGCTGAGAGAAAGCGGCTACCTTCACATCCAGGCTACAAAACCAGACACGGCAG GCTGTGGAGCGAACGATTCTCCCGTGGGTTTGGCGGCGTACATCCTGGAGA TCTCCACCTGGACTGACATGAGGAACAGAGACCTGCAGGACGGTGGGCTGGAGAG GAAGTTCAGCCTGGATGACCTCCTGACAAACGTCATGATCTACTGGACCACGGGCTCCATCGTGTCCTCCATGCGCTTCTACAAAGAGAACTTGAAGGGCAACATGAACAAAAGAGTCGATGCAAC GACGGGGATTTTTGTCCCCACTGGACTCGCTGCCTTCCCCGCGGAGCTGATGCACTGCCCTAAATCGTGGGCGGAGATACGATATAGAAACATCTACTCGTACACCTTCATGCCTCGAGGAGGTCACTTCGCTGCCTTTGAGGAGCCGCGGCTGCTGGCCGACGACATCGTCCAGTTTGTCAGGAAAGTGGAAAAGTTCTGA
- the mad2l1bp gene encoding LOW QUALITY PROTEIN: MAD2L1-binding protein (The sequence of the model RefSeq protein was modified relative to this genomic sequence to represent the inferred CDS: deleted 1 base in 1 codon), with product MMQCGGTDPAGTFKKTMADDSAIFKTISNSEKAEKKYLNNDEDGKTRRRLSFSSENNVSQQEDPDVSRKILTLQDVPDESKSGGRLPPEMSEQLSLQASCLQAKNTEELNEVSKENHLNLQQSGVNVTEDKENTDMLTTTSTTDDTTEEGASGQRGLQQDSSGTDGKQHSDTEDSDAEVVRRAQEEGHVNVVFPGPVSQDGCCRFVSEILKCILYQRQQLPMTYDQLVYSQKKLQASMQDKDIVSRRPAPSADVDLRKCQQTLQDLEEVLQQLEVLFSLSRVPRVLLLLGGSLVLPKELYEINLENLEVAGGDQCLRVSSCLRQLFRTLFVADLLSDSKPVRLMPTTVLVLAHRDCGVGWFRPKLQFKVPTRVKNQTIVLSSDPNTCKNPRAEESDGQDYIWFQAPMTIKGFGK from the exons ATGATGCAGTGCGGCGGCACGGACCCGGCGGGGACATTCAAA AAAACTATGGCGGACGACTCGGCGATCTTTAAAACTATTTCAAACTCAGAAAAAGcggaaaaaaagtatttaaataatGACGAAGATGGTAAAACGAGGAGGCGCCTTTCATTCTCATCGGAAAATAACGTCAGCCAACAAGAGGACCCGGATGTTTCACGTAAAATCTTAACGTTACAAGATGTTCCCGACGAGTCGAAGTCGGGCGGCCGACTCCCTCCGGAAATGTCCGAACAGCTCTCACTGCAGGCCTCATGTTTACAGGCGAAAAATACAGAAGAATTAAACGAAGTTTCCAAAGAAAATCATCTTAATTTACAACAGAGTGGTGTGAACGTCACTGAAGACAAGGAAAACACAGATATGCTAACAACAACCAGCACTACAG ACGACACCACAGAGGAGGGCGCTTCTGGTCAGAGAGGTCTGCAGCAGGATTCCAGCGGGACTGACGGGAAACAACACAGCGACACAGAGGACAGCGATGCCGAGGTGGTGAGGAGAGCGCAGGAGGAAGGCCACGTGAACGTCGTCTTCCCCGGCCCCGTGAGTCaggacggctgctgccgatttGTCAGCGAGATCCTCAAGTGCATCCTGTACCAGAGACAGCAGCTACCCATGACGTACGACCAGCTGGTGTACTCTCAGAAGAAGCTGCAAGCGTCGATGCAG GATAAAGACATAGTGAGCCGCAGGCCGGCGCCGTCTGCAGACGTGGACTTGCGAAAGTGTCAGCAGACCCTTCAGGATCTGGAGGaggtgctgcagcagctggaggtgCTCTTCTCCCTCAGCAGGGTGCCTCGGGTGCTGCTGCTCCTGGGCGGCTCCCTCGTCCTCCCCAAAGAGCTGTACGAGATCAACCTGGAGAATCTGGAAGTGGCCGGCGGGGATCAGTGTCTGCGCGTCTCCTCCTGCTTACGGCAACTCTTCAGGACTCTGTTCGTGGCCGACCTTTTGTCTGACAGCAAACCGGTCCGCTTAATGCCCACCACGGTCTTAGTGCTGGCTCACAGGGACTGCGGTGTGGGGTGGTTCCGCCCTAAACTACAATTTAAAGTGCCGACACGTGTGAAAAACCAAACGATTGTTCTCTCTAGCGATCCCAACACCTGTAAGAATCCGAGGGCCGAGGAGTCGGACGGGCAGGATTACATTTGGTTTCAGGCACCAATGACGATTAAAGGCTTTGGGAAGTGA